One window of the Megalops cyprinoides isolate fMegCyp1 chromosome 2, fMegCyp1.pri, whole genome shotgun sequence genome contains the following:
- the amotl2a gene encoding angiomotin-like 2a — protein sequence MRTAEETSGTVLHRLIQEQLRYGNPTDTRTLLAIQQQALRGGSSGGGAGSPRSSLESLNQEESQFLQMSARQEPQGQEYQGDYQHSESSMRQLYQLHGEELPTYEEAKAHSQFLASQRGQMGLQQAAPEAPAQEFEGHQDAGLLDLKRGHVRSLSERLMQLSLERSGARANVAMSSSHSYPQLSKHQVHRPQVPEQKGPPPEYPFSLKPPGYMLSHSQEHGHYYKEQPPAFHSQHHRYVQAQPQVVRLSARSTLTPAGMEDLVLSHSGSGNNQMAQMDMLMKENERLRRELDGYSEKAARLQKLELEIQRISEAYEMLMNGSAKRETLEKTMRNKLEGEIKRLHDFNRDLRDRLETASKQLAAKEVEAADQNQHVFARLLEQNEERERERERLEREVLRLQSSGEEQRQRLEALEQALTAAQARGGQLEEELQRKRAYVEKVERLQRALAQLQAACEKREQLEQKLRMRLEQELRTLRAQQRQSQGFLPASELSPSPLQQQLREKEERILALEADITKWEQKYLEESTMRQFAMDAAATAAAQRDTTIINHSPRHSPNNSFNDDLPTANHRHQEMENRIRALHAQLLEKDVVIKVLQQRLGRDQGKAELQGLRPTRSVPSINTSAPSWQSLSVPLPDQVDRGKVVKSVSDDQTAAMMSSSAVPKPPRHDCSTRFDGPLQEERSTAEPGVAPASEDLEQTLTPITAHKCDTPEAEVVEILI from the exons ATGAGAACGGCAGAGGAAACGTCTGGCACAGTCCTGCACCGGCTCATCCAGGAGCAGCTTCGTTATGGGAACCCCACAGACACCCGCACGCTGCTTGCCATCCAGCAGCAGGCCCTGCGTGGAGGGAGCAGCGGCGGTGGTGCAGGTAGCCCCCGCTCCTCCCTGGAGAGCCTAAACCAGGAGGAGTCCCAGTTCCTCCAGATGTCTGCACGCCAGGAGCCCCAGGGTCAGGAGTACCAGGGGGACTATCAGCACTCTGAGAGCTCCATGCGCCAGCTCTACCAGCTCCATGGAGAGGAGCTGCCCACCTACGAGGAGGCCAAGGCACACTCCCAGTTCCTGGCCTCTCAGAGAGGCCAGATGGGCCTGCAGCAGGCTGCACCTGAGGCCCCTGCTCAGGAGTTTGAGGGCCACCAGGATGCGGGTCTGCTGGACTTGAAGCGTGGGCATGTGCGCTCCCTCAGTGAACGCCTCATGCAGCTCTCCTTGGAGAGGAGCGGAGCCAGGGCCAATGTAGCTATGAGCTCCTCCCATAGCTACCCCCAGCTCTCCAAGCACCAGGTCCACAGGCCTCAGGTCCCGGAACAGAAGGGACCACCACCAGAGTACCCTTTCTCTCTCAAGCCTCCAGGATATATGCTCAGCCACTCACAGGAGCATGGACACTACTACAAAGAGCAACCTCCTGCATTTCACTCTCAGCATCACAG GTATGTGCAGGCCCAGCCACAGGTGGTTCGCCTCAGTGCTCGATCTACACTGACTCCTGCTGGTATGGAGGACCTTGTGTTGTCTCACAGTGGTTCTGGAAATAATCAGATGGCCCAGATGGACATGCTGATGAAGGAAAATGAGAGACTCAGGAGGGAGCTGGATGGCTACAGTGAGAAAGCAGCCAGGCTTCAGAAG CTGGAGTTGGAGATCCAGAGGATATCCGAGGCTTATGAGATGTTGATGAATGGCTCAGCAAAGCGGGAGACTCTGGAGAAGACCATGAGGAACAAGCTGGAGGGAGAGATTAAAAGGCTGCACGACTTCAACAGAGACCTGCGAG ACCGCCTGGAAACTGCTAGCAAACAACTAGCTGCTAAGGAGGTTGAAGCTGCCGACCAGAACCAGCACGTCTTTGCCAGACTCCTTGAGCAAA ATGAGGAGCGAGAGCGGGAGCGGGAGAGGCTGGAACGGGAGGTGCTCCGGCTCCAGAGCTCCGGGGAGGAGCAGCGGCAGAGGCTGGAGGCGCTGGAGCAGGCGCTGACCGCGGCGCAGGCGCGCGGCGGGCAgttggaggaggagctgcagcggAAGCGGGCCTACGTGGAGAAGGTGGAGCGGCTGCAGCGTGCGCTGGCGCAGCTGCAGGCCGCCTGTGAGAAAAgagagcagctggagcagaagctGCGCATGCGGCTGGAGCAGGAGCTCAGGACCCTGCGTGCGCAGCAG CGGCAGTCTCAGGGCTTCCTCCCTGCATCGGAGCTGAGCCCGTCCCCGCTTCAGCAGCAGCTTAGGGAGAAAGAGGAGCGGATCTTGGCCCTTGAGGCGGATATCACCAAGTGGGAGCAGAAGTACCTGGAGGAGAGCACCATGCGCCAGTTTGCCATGGACGCGGCTGCCACAGCAGCAGCCCAGAG GGATACAACAATCATCAACCACTCCCCCCGCCACTCCCCCAACAACAGCTTCAATGACGACCTGCCGACTGCCAATCACAGGCACCAGGAAATGGAGAACAG GATCCGTGCTCTGCATGCACAGCTCCTTGAGAAGGACGTGGTGATCAAGGTGCTGCAGCAGCGCTTGGGGCGTGACCAAGGCAAGGCCGAGCTGCAGGGTCTGCGTCCCACCAGGTCCGTCCCCTCCATCAACACCAGTGCCCCCAGTTGGCAGAGCCTCTCAGTGCCGTTGCCTGACCAGGTGGACCGAGGGAAAG TAGTGAAGAGCGTGTCAGATGATCAGACAGCTGCCATGATGTCATCCTCTGCTGTCCCCAAGCCCCCCCGCCACGACTGCAGCACCCGGTTTGACGGGCCCCTGCAGGAGGAGCGAAGTACAGCAGAGCCTGGCGTCGCCCCCGCCTCTG AGGATTTGGAACAAACCCTGACTCCTATCACTGCTCACAAGTGTGACACCCCTGAGGCAGAAGTTGTGGAAATCCTTATCTAA